The window ATGAATACTATAACCCTGAGACTTTTATAAAAAGACATGAAACTTTACTTGAAGAACAAGTTAAAGGAGGTTCATATTTCTATTTAATTAAAGATAAAGATAGCTCAATTCTAGGAAGAATAAATTTAGTGGATATTGATAAATCTGATAAAATCGGTTATCTCGGTTATAGGGTAGGGCAAGCACATACTGGTAAAGGAATTGCTAATAAAGCATTGAAAATATTAGTAGAAACAGTAACTAACGAAGACGTAAAACAGATCAAAGCCAAAACAACAACCAATAACATAGCATCCCAAAGAGTTTTAGAGAAAAATGGATTTGAGAGAATAAGTACTAGTAGTGAAGAATTCGAATTGAATGGTCAGAGATTGCTTTTCATTTATTATGCTTTGAATATTTAACGGTGCTTAGTTAAGCAAGTGGCTGCCTGTATGGGTAGCTTTGGTAGCTTTTTCTTATTGAACTGATGCATCAGGTTAGTTGAACAGTGTTGTTTAAATTGTTTTCAACAATCTGGCCAGATTGTTGAGTAACTTACTTTAGAACATATAATTGAGTTTAGCTTATTGACGTGGATTTAGTCTAACACTTCGAAGGATATCGGAAAGTCCGTATCGAAATTATTAATAGGAACGTAACTGTGGTTGTATTACGTAAAGGGGGAGGTTCACTATGACAAGAAAAATGAGAAGTTTAAAGATTTGCTCTATGCAAAGTTTATACTGTGAACAAGGTGGTTGTTTGTATAGAGCTAGAAATTGGTTTCCGCCTGAAAAGTAATTATTGTTTATAGTAATAACTTTGCTACCTTAAAAATTTCATCTATTTTAAGGAGCGAAGCTAACATGAAATATGTAAATGCAGAAAGCATCTTTCCAGTAGAATTACTGATTGAAATACAGAAGTATGTTAATGGAGAAATGGTTTACATCCCTATTTCTAAGGGATCACGGAAGAAATGGGGTGAAAACTCTGGGAGTAAAACTTATTTGAACGATAGAAATCATGAGATCCGTCAACAATTTTCTACCGGCATAAAGATAGATCAACTTTCAGATCGATTCTTTCTTTCTCGCGATAGTATTAAAAAAATAGTTTACTCAAAAAAATAGTTTGTAATGTCACATTGGATTAAATCTGATGTGACTTTTTTGTGTAAAGTATAATTTATAATTGTTCATTATATATTTTCACTGGATTGCTTTTATTATAATTACATATATAAGTACAAAGGATGATACTTAATACAGTTTAGGAGGTCAGGATATGCTTAATTTTTTTCAATTTGATACTGATGAAAATAGGCGAACTTTGTTAATAAGGGCGAGGAAAGTTGCTATAATATCTTTACTGCAGTATGACATAGAATGGGAGAGCATTCAGTTCATTCAATTATCCGATACGATTACGTACAAAATAAAAACAGGGTCAAACGAAAGCTTTTTACTTCGTATCCATTCGGACATATTGAGTAAAGAGGAAATCCGTTCAGAACTTATCTTGCTTCAGGCATTGAACGAATCGGATTATCTGACTGTTCCAGAAGGTATTGTAAGTATTGATGGCTCTTATGTATTAGAAATAGATACAGAAGATGGCTATCGTCGACCATGTGTCACCATGATGCGTTGGATTGAGGGGGAGCATGGCAATGGGAAATATACGGATAACTGTGTATATAATATGGGAGTATTGATGGGGAGACTTCATGAAGTAGCAACAAGTTTTGCCCCTCCAACCGGTTTTGTTCGACCTATTTGGGGGGCAGAAAGTTTTAAACGTGAAATGACTAAGTTGGAACGCCATTATGCATGTTTTTTATCAGGTAAGGGATGGAGAACATATCAAGCAGCAGCCGAGAAAGTCTTATCTACACTCGCTGTAATTCCATGGAACAACGATAACTATGGGCTTATTCATGCGGATTTACATACCGGAAATATCGTTTTTAAGGACGACCAACCCTATCCGATTGATTTCGGAAGGTGTGGTTACGGGTATTATCTGTACGATATTGCAGGTACATTATTAGAACTTACTCCGAAGCATCGAAGGATGTTTATCCAAGGATACGAGAGTGTTAGAAAACTAGAAGGAAACTATGTTCGAGATATAGAATGTTTCTTCATCATGTTCATGATCGAGAATTACTGCCATCATGCATCAGATCCAAGAGAAACAACCGGTTTAATTGATGAGCAAAAGTACGCCCAAGCGTACATAAGAAACTATTTAAATAATACTTCATTTTTGTTTGAAATGATTCAACCAGTGAAAATTGATTAAGAACAAGGATGAGTGCTCGTTTTCAATTTTAGGGCCATGTATGAGGAGAGTGATTAAAGAAATTTTTATATCTAATATTATCCTTTGAGAAGGATCTGATGAAAATTGATGTACAATTAACTAAGAAAGAAAAATGGTTTATGAAGTATATCTCATTACTTTCCATTTCATTAGGTGCTTTATTTATTGGATTTCTTTATGCAATCGTCGGCAAAGTTTAACATAATTAATTTGGTGACCTTATTCAACTAACGGGTGCTTTAGTAAAGTAGAGCAACGTGTTTAAAGACGTTGCTCCTTTTACATTTAAATGATGATGTATCGCATTTGGGTGACACTCACTTTATGCGGCTGTCTTGCTGTTACAAAGATTGCTGAATTATGGTCATTACGGCTTTCTATATAGCGTTTAAGCCATATGTCAGAACGTGTATTAAAATAAACTTCTCTTTCCTTATCACCTTTTCCTCTAACGATCGCGGATTGATTGGATCAATTAATATGGTTCTTTTCTAACGTAACTATTTCTCCGGTTCGACAACCAGTAGAAATCATGAATTCAAAATCGCTTTTTCCATTGGGGAATGACAGGATTCACGAAGTTGTTCAATCTCCCGTTCGGTTAAATACTTGGGTATCCGCTTATCTACTTTGAGTTCTTTCATTTTGGACGATGGATTCTTACACAGGTAGCCTTCTTCATGGGACGAACGAAAAAATGATTTCATAAAGCGGATTCGGTGTGCAAGATTGGCCGGTTTTAAATGCATTCCGGATATAGAGAGATATTCCTTCAGTTGATTTGTATCCAGTAAGTCTTCAACGTTTGTGGCGAAAAGCCCTCTATTCGCTGATTAGCTTCAAAACGAAGCCCATACTTTTGACAGTAACAATTCCATTCCCCCTAAAACAGTAATATTAAAAGGATTATTGCCAACTTAATAGAATTAAAGACATAGGGTGTTTTTTGACTAACGCAGCAGGTTAGTTTAACAAGGTACCCTTTGTTTTGGTACGAATTATTTTTGTGAGTACAGATAGGAGATAGACTATGAAAGAGAATGAGCTGTATGTTTATCACATTGTTACTAGGAAAAAAATGAGTCTAGGTCAAATAATAAGCTTTGACAAGAACCAGAGAAATACCTTATATAGCTTCTTTCTTGAAAGTGAACAATTAAATTCTAAAGGAGAAGACTTTTTTCGGATTTTACATGAACATTATTCCAACGATGGCTTGTACTTGAATAAAGAAAATGCCGATGTAGCTATTAAGTATGCAGACCAAACAATAAGAGCTATCAGAGAAGTGATAGTAGAAATGGTCAGACTACAAGAATATCCAGAATACCCTTCAATAATGTCTTGTTTATACGCTACAAAAAACTATGAAAACGCATTGAAATGGAAAGAATTATTTGAATCATATAATCGGAAGGTTTTGCAGATTGTTAAACTTCGAGTAATTGGAAATTCTTTTGAGGGGGATGGAAACCTTTTACCAAAGGAAGATGGAGTTCCATTCTCTAAAAAAATTGAACAAGCTAGAGAGTATTGGAATTGTAATGGGAAACACGAGCTTCCTGAACTCTTAATTGACGGGAAAATAGAAGTGGTTGAAAATATTGTTGATTTCACTGCTTAAATCAAATTTCTTAGTTTAATATTTTTTACCGAGATACAGGTGCAAACCTTATACTAACGGGTGCTTTACTTCAAGAAGGGGAAAAGTATTTTTTCTTCCTGAACTAACTTACTCAGCAGGTAAGTTGAATAAGGAAACCTGAAATTGTGTTTAAATTTTACATTAGGAATTTTTGAAAATTAAACATATATTGGGGGAATTAAAATTGAGCGGAATTGCTAAAACTCCTCAACCACCTTACTATGCGGTTATATTTTGTTCAAAACGAACTGAAGGTGACAAAGGTTATGGAAAAATGTCGGAAAAAATGGTGGAGTTAGCTTGTCAGCAGAAGGGATTCTTAGGTATAGAAAGTGCAAGAGATGAAGGGTTAGGAATTACAGTTTCATATTGGGATTCCTTAGATGCGATAAAGAGCTGGAAGGAACATTCAGTACATCAAGTTGCACAGGATAGAGGTAAAAATGAATGGTACAAAAACTTCGCACTAAGAGTATGCAAAGTAGAAAGGGATAACTTTTACGAAATGTAATAGTTCTAGCCTTATTCAGGTAACGGGTGCTTTAGTTCAAGATCATGTGGTTGCTTAGGCAACTCTTTTTTAATTAACTAAAGCAGCAGGTTAGTTTAATAAGAAGGGTTATGTAGCAATCGTATTGAATAAGTAATATATGAATTAAACAATTAATAAGGTGTAGAAAAAAATATGGATATATCTATTCGAAATGCCGAGCAACCGATTACGATTTTTTGTTGCCTTTATTTAGGCAGTTTCATGAAATGTACAGTTTTGTAAGACCAGATTT is drawn from Psychrobacillus sp. INOP01 and contains these coding sequences:
- a CDS encoding antibiotic biosynthesis monooxygenase produces the protein MSGIAKTPQPPYYAVIFCSKRTEGDKGYGKMSEKMVELACQQKGFLGIESARDEGLGITVSYWDSLDAIKSWKEHSVHQVAQDRGKNEWYKNFALRVCKVERDNFYEM
- a CDS encoding phosphotransferase enzyme family protein, giving the protein MLNFFQFDTDENRRTLLIRARKVAIISLLQYDIEWESIQFIQLSDTITYKIKTGSNESFLLRIHSDILSKEEIRSELILLQALNESDYLTVPEGIVSIDGSYVLEIDTEDGYRRPCVTMMRWIEGEHGNGKYTDNCVYNMGVLMGRLHEVATSFAPPTGFVRPIWGAESFKREMTKLERHYACFLSGKGWRTYQAAAEKVLSTLAVIPWNNDNYGLIHADLHTGNIVFKDDQPYPIDFGRCGYGYYLYDIAGTLLELTPKHRRMFIQGYESVRKLEGNYVRDIECFFIMFMIENYCHHASDPRETTGLIDEQKYAQAYIRNYLNNTSFLFEMIQPVKID
- a CDS encoding GNAT family N-acetyltransferase — encoded protein: MHIFIEKLHVTDAEDLFKFELENRTFFEEMVPTRGDEYYNPETFIKRHETLLEEQVKGGSYFYLIKDKDSSILGRINLVDIDKSDKIGYLGYRVGQAHTGKGIANKALKILVETVTNEDVKQIKAKTTTNNIASQRVLEKNGFERISTSSEEFELNGQRLLFIYYALNI
- a CDS encoding DUF2441 domain-containing protein, producing MKENELYVYHIVTRKKMSLGQIISFDKNQRNTLYSFFLESEQLNSKGEDFFRILHEHYSNDGLYLNKENADVAIKYADQTIRAIREVIVEMVRLQEYPEYPSIMSCLYATKNYENALKWKELFESYNRKVLQIVKLRVIGNSFEGDGNLLPKEDGVPFSKKIEQAREYWNCNGKHELPELLIDGKIEVVENIVDFTA
- a CDS encoding CD3324 family protein is translated as MKYVNAESIFPVELLIEIQKYVNGEMVYIPISKGSRKKWGENSGSKTYLNDRNHEIRQQFSTGIKIDQLSDRFFLSRDSIKKIVYSKK